AAAAGCAGGAATGATAATCGAAACGGCGGTTAAATCGATTCCCGATCGCAATGCGAATACTGGAAAGTTGCTGTTCAATGAAGCTTCGAGCACACCAAAGATGAAGGGCAATAAAAAAGCGATCCAGGCGATGCGGCTGACTTTCGTGAACCTTTTGAATGTGCCAAGTAAAGATGTGTTTGCCGAATCATCACGTTCAGGAAGCTCATTTCTAATCAGGAATACGGTTAACCAAGTGAGCAGGCTGATTATGGATGTGATGATGAAAGGTAATGATTGATTGATTTCGAGCAGCTTCGTCATTAGCGGACCAACCGTGAAGCCAAGACTGAAGAAAAGGCCGTAAATGGCAAGATTCCTTCCTCGCTTCGCTATGGGTGAAATAGCCGTGATCCAAGTCTGGGTGGCAAAGTGAAGTGTGTGATCGCCGACCCCAATGAAGAAACGCAGCAGGAACCACAACCAGAATGATTTCCAGACAGGAAATAGGGCCAAAGAAAGGATGACGGTGATTCCGCCAAATAAAATCAATGGTTTATATCCGTATTTACGGAGGGGTGCTTCCATAAAAGGAGAAATCAATAGGATCCCAATATAAAGCGATGCAGCATGAAACCCATTTAAGGAAGAGCCGACTCCGTCACTTTCAAAAATGATGGCAATGATCGGCAAAAGCATCCCTTGGGAAAAACCGGATATCCCGACAATTAAGATTAAAACAAATAGTAGCAGTTTCTGATTCATAAATTCTTGTCTCCTATAAAATGTGTACCATGTTGATGTTACATCTTACGAACAGGGTTAAGCAATAGAATTTTGGGTAAATATTGACAAGAAGGAGTGCTGTGATAAAATTTTCCTTTGGCAATGCCCAAGATTATGTATGATAGTTTTTGTTATATAAAAAAGTACATATAAGATTGTGAGGAGAAGTATCGTGAATAAAATATTTTTGGGACTTGTTGTACTGGGTGTCCCTTTATCGGTCATTGGTTCTTTGCTGCATTGGCCGAGCGTAATCATGTTCATCGTCTATTGCTTGACGATCATTGCGCTTGCAGGATTCATGGGCAGGGCGACGGAAAGTTTAGCGATTGTCATGGGGCCGAGGATAGGCGGTCTATTGAATGCTACCTTTGGCAATGCAGTTGAATTGATCATCTCCATCTTTTCTTTAAAGGCGGGACTTGTGGGGGTCGTACTGGCTTCCTTGACGGGTTCGGTTTTAGGAAACCTGTTGTTGGTGGCAGGATTATCCTTCTTTATCGGGGGTACGAAATACAAACGGCAGAAATTCAACGTTTTCGATGCGAGACATAATGCGGGGTTGCTGATTTTTGCTGTTATTGTGGCTTTCGTGATCCCGGAAGTATTCACACAAAACATGAGTGAAACAAGCACCATGTCGTTAAGTGTCGGAATTTCGATCATTTTGATTTTATTATACCTTGCTGCATTATTCTTTAAATTGGTCACTCATCGCGGTGTCTATCAGCATAATGAGAAAAAAGAGGAGCATGAAGATGAAGTCCCGGAGTGGAGCAAGAAGAAGGCGATTATCGTTCTTGCCCTTGCTACTTTGGCTGTTGCTTATGTATCGGAGAAACTTGTCCATACGTTTAGCGAAGTGGGGGAAACCTTCGGGTGGACGGAATTATTCATCGGTGTCATTATCGTTGCGATTGTAGGTAACGCAGCTGAGCATGCATCAGCCGTTATTATGGCGTATAAAAATAAAATGGATGTCGCTGTGGAGATTGCGGTCGGTTCCACGCTTCAAGTCGCGATGTTCGTAGCTCCCGTACTCGTGCTGATTTCGTTAATGTATCCGACGCATATGCCGCTTGTTTTTACATGGCCAGAGCTCATTTCAATGGTTACGGCCGTCTTTTTGATGATCATGATATCGAATGATGGGGAAACGAACTGGTTTGAGGGACTAACGCTATTGGCTGCTTATTTCATTATGGGCATTGGATTTTATTTGTTATAGGAATACAGGCCTTCCATTGCGGAAGGTCATTTTTTTACAAATAAAAATGACTCTGCTCAGGTTGGATTTAGCAGAGTCATTTCTATATTAGTAAATTACCATTCATAAGTTAATCCAAAATTTTTCATCATGCTTTGTGAAAGTTGAGAAATATTCTAGAGTGTTACACCATCCTTTTACATCAGATTTAAGTATTGGCGATTTCGTTTTCTGTTATCCTTTAAAAGGTGTCTGGATTGCTCGATAAGCATACCCCCTGAGTGTGTAATAGGTATGAACGATTTCGCCTCCTTTTTATAATGTAAATGAAGTATAACAGATTCCAAAAGAAAAGTAAATATTCTGAACTTTACAAATTCATTACAAAACCGACATTTGATTGAAATGTATAGAATGCTGCCTAAAAACAAAATCTATAAACAAAATGATTGAACCCTTGAAAAGGAGTGCGACAGCATGAGAGGAATAATTCTTTGTACGATGATTGCGCTACTTGCTTTCATTCAGGTGAATGTAAGCTTTGCAGCCGATAAACCCGGAGATAAGGCAGCTCCGACTAAGGTGAAGATCCCACCTTCCGTATTGAATATTGCAAAGGAAAACACGTACCCTAACTCGACTCAAGATCTTCCGATGCTCCAGCCCAGTAAGTTTGCCGAACAATTGATCGATTCGTCTGATATCAAGATTGAAAATCCAGAACTTATCCATATGCTGAATGAATCGGCAATTGCAAAGGCCCCGCTTGCTTTTGGTTACAGGGCAACCATTTATCTTGGTCATTGGGCATTGAATTATGAGTCATCGGAAACGGCACCGAACTGGGAATATCAAAAAATCAATATGAATTATTATGATAATCGCGGCGGAGAAGTCCCATATAGGATCCGTTACGTCCAGGAAAGCCAGAAGGCAGTAATCGGAGGATTGACGGCCAAAATTCCGAAGGCTGAGGACGTTCAGAAGATGATGCTATTGAAAGCCACCGAAAAGACGAATTTGCCATTGGCCTTCGAAACCATCGTCGGAGCGGGTACGAAAAAAGATGAAGTATACAATGTGGCTTCGAACAGGATAGGTTACTTATCCAGTTATGCTTCGGCCGTAAATGAAAAAGGTAAGGTCACATACGGGGAAGTATACTTGAACCTGAAAGGCAATAAAAGAACGATCACGATCAAGAACATCACTTCACAGGGCATCGGGGCCTGGATACCTGTTCAGGACCACGTTTCCTTTAGCTTCACCGTATCGCAGCAGCCGAGGTAACGAAAAGAACTCGCCTTGAACGGCGAGTTCTTCTCATATGTTTGAGCTTCTTGTCCTGAAGTCTTCCTTCGGATAATAGGCGTTTTTGACGAGAACATTCGGACCTAGGCATTTGACTGCCGGGCAGTGGCAGTTCAATTCATTGGCCAGTCTCGAATTCATCCAGGTGTCATACGATTCGGTCAATGGTTGGTCTTTAATATTTCCCAAGGTTGGCGCATCCCCGAAATCGGTCACGATGACTTCGCCGGTAAAAATATTGATATTCAAGCGTGAACGTCCATCGGGGTCATTGCGGACTGTCACTTTAGGCGTTCCGTAAAGGCGCTGTAGAAGTTCGATATCCTCCTTGTTATCATTACAAGGATAAAATGGCAATGTACCGAAGAGCATCCAAACATTTTCATCACGAATATCAAGTAAATGATGTATGGCTTTACGCATTTTGTCCAAAGACAATGTCTCAAGGGCCGATGCGAAATCACTTGGATACATCGGATGTATTTCATGCCTTTGACAGCCCATTTCATCGACGATCTGTCTGTGGATGTGCTCAAGGTGCGGCAAGGTGCGTTTATTGAGCATCGTTTCTGCCGAAACCAGCACACCAGCTTTTGTCAGGGCACGTGAATTTTCAATCATTTTATCAAATAGTTTCTTACGCTGTTCCCGTGATGGTTTACGATCCATCATGGCAAA
This genomic stretch from Peribacillus muralis harbors:
- a CDS encoding YfkD famly protein — encoded protein: MRGIILCTMIALLAFIQVNVSFAADKPGDKAAPTKVKIPPSVLNIAKENTYPNSTQDLPMLQPSKFAEQLIDSSDIKIENPELIHMLNESAIAKAPLAFGYRATIYLGHWALNYESSETAPNWEYQKINMNYYDNRGGEVPYRIRYVQESQKAVIGGLTAKIPKAEDVQKMMLLKATEKTNLPLAFETIVGAGTKKDEVYNVASNRIGYLSSYASAVNEKGKVTYGEVYLNLKGNKRTITIKNITSQGIGAWIPVQDHVSFSFTVSQQPR
- the cax gene encoding calcium/proton exchanger, whose product is MVNKIFLGLVVLGVPLSVIGSLLHWPSVIMFIVYCLTIIALAGFMGRATESLAIVMGPRIGGLLNATFGNAVELIISIFSLKAGLVGVVLASLTGSVLGNLLLVAGLSFFIGGTKYKRQKFNVFDARHNAGLLIFAVIVAFVIPEVFTQNMSETSTMSLSVGISIILILLYLAALFFKLVTHRGVYQHNEKKEEHEDEVPEWSKKKAIIVLALATLAVAYVSEKLVHTFSEVGETFGWTELFIGVIIVAIVGNAAEHASAVIMAYKNKMDVAVEIAVGSTLQVAMFVAPVLVLISLMYPTHMPLVFTWPELISMVTAVFLMIMISNDGETNWFEGLTLLAAYFIMGIGFYLL
- the yfkAB gene encoding radical SAM/CxCxxxxC motif protein YfkAB, with translation MSIIKQDLLTPITPKHDPWEAYMDVEQYGKINLTNVEFTTTTLCNMRCEHCAVGYTLQPKDPDALPLELLIQRLDEIPLLRSLSITGGEPMLSRKQVKNYVLPLLKYARSRGVRTQINSNLTLDLERYEEIIPYLDVLHISHNWGTIDEFIDIGFAMMDRKPSREQRKKLFDKMIENSRALTKAGVLVSAETMLNKRTLPHLEHIHRQIVDEMGCQRHEIHPMYPSDFASALETLSLDKMRKAIHHLLDIRDENVWMLFGTLPFYPCNDNKEDIELLQRLYGTPKVTVRNDPDGRSRLNINIFTGEVIVTDFGDAPTLGNIKDQPLTESYDTWMNSRLANELNCHCPAVKCLGPNVLVKNAYYPKEDFRTRSSNI
- a CDS encoding MFS transporter; translated protein: MNQKLLLFVLILIVGISGFSQGMLLPIIAIIFESDGVGSSLNGFHAASLYIGILLISPFMEAPLRKYGYKPLILFGGITVILSLALFPVWKSFWLWFLLRFFIGVGDHTLHFATQTWITAISPIAKRGRNLAIYGLFFSLGFTVGPLMTKLLEINQSLPFIITSIISLLTWLTVFLIRNELPERDDSANTSLLGTFKRFTKVSRIAWIAFLLPFIFGVLEASLNSNFPVFALRSGIDLTAVSIIIPAFSGGALLTQIPLGMLSDRYGRRRTLLFIVFSGFSIFTLAGIYSHSVIGLFFCFMLGGMMVGSTFSLGISYMADLLPRNLLPAGNLLCSIFYSLGSIGGPFFGGLVIEHIQGGNFFYMISIMLFLVFIALVLFKEKMPAASK